Proteins found in one Paenibacillus borealis genomic segment:
- a CDS encoding glycoside hydrolase family 88 protein — translation MMETWINEARDYALGKLSNTRHRIGATFPNASYGGKYDARDPDCWTNGFWPGILWLAYRATGDEEYRSIAENCEEQLDAPLQEYEQLHHDNGFLWSLSAVADYKLTGNMLSRRRGLIAASHLASRFNLKGHFIRAWLYEGSEGLAIIDCMMNLGLLYWASEELKDPRYRHIAAAHSEMALREFIRQDGSVHHIVRFDPGTGERIEALGGQGYSPDSAWSRGSAWAIYGFAIGYRYTRDIRFLDAAKAAADYFAAQLPEDLVPPWDFRAPADQLWAKDSTAAACAASGMLEIAFLLEGEEAARYRKLGAAITESLFRHYSPEDPAEEALITKGTGSFPSNAEVEVPIIYGDFFFLEALLKLKGESEIFW, via the coding sequence ATGATGGAGACTTGGATCAATGAGGCCCGGGATTATGCCCTGGGCAAATTAAGCAACACGCGCCACAGAATCGGAGCAACCTTCCCTAATGCCTCTTACGGCGGAAAATATGATGCGCGTGACCCCGATTGCTGGACTAACGGGTTCTGGCCCGGCATCCTGTGGCTGGCTTATCGTGCTACCGGCGATGAGGAATACCGGAGTATCGCCGAGAACTGTGAAGAGCAGCTGGATGCGCCTCTTCAGGAATACGAACAGCTCCATCATGATAACGGATTCCTCTGGAGTCTGTCAGCGGTGGCCGACTACAAGCTCACCGGCAATATGCTGTCCCGAAGAAGAGGGCTGATCGCAGCCAGCCATTTAGCCAGCCGCTTTAATCTCAAAGGGCATTTCATCCGTGCCTGGCTGTATGAGGGCAGCGAAGGCCTGGCTATTATAGATTGCATGATGAATCTTGGCTTACTGTACTGGGCCAGCGAAGAGCTTAAGGACCCGCGGTACCGGCATATAGCCGCTGCACATTCTGAGATGGCTCTCCGTGAATTCATCCGTCAGGACGGCTCGGTGCACCATATCGTCCGCTTCGATCCCGGAACGGGAGAGCGGATAGAGGCGCTTGGCGGACAAGGGTATAGCCCGGATTCCGCCTGGTCCCGCGGATCGGCTTGGGCGATTTACGGCTTCGCTATAGGGTACCGGTACACGCGCGACATCCGGTTCTTGGATGCGGCCAAAGCGGCAGCGGATTATTTCGCCGCACAATTGCCGGAGGATCTTGTGCCTCCGTGGGATTTCCGGGCACCTGCTGATCAGCTATGGGCCAAAGATTCAACAGCTGCTGCCTGCGCAGCCAGCGGAATGCTGGAAATCGCCTTTCTGCTGGAAGGCGAAGAAGCAGCACGCTACCGGAAGCTCGGTGCGGCAATAACGGAATCGCTGTTCCGCCATTACTCGCCGGAGGACCCGGCAGAAGAGGCGTTGATTACCAAGGGAACCGGCAGCTTCCCGTCCAATGCCGAAGTAGAGGTGCCTATCATCTACGGCGACTTTTTCTTTCTGGAAGCCTTGCTGAAGTTAAAGGGAGAGAGTGAAATCTTTTGGTAG
- a CDS encoding GH92 family glycosyl hydrolase: protein MRRRVEYVDPFIGVDGENNCLCGPYLPGSIVRLGPDTLPPQLSHGYDSSRPIIRFSHTHVSGTGGGGRYGNVGFTPYTGMQRFHIDPYLKENEHAEAGYYSVQLMPASIQAELTSTARTGIHRYSFSARDAANLLIDAGSVIQVGGDEPGKTTGVSTGGYLEVISEYEIAGRSDLRGGWGHEFPYSVYFYIRFDQPMKSSLLADAGGVRRSPSVDGPNCKASLSFGDCGVLVAKTGISYVSVGKARASVDREASAGFDEIRQAASSIWEDKLSRVTVEGGSEEHTRLFYTLMTRLFCMPSDLGVDDENFAWESGVRHFTDLYALWDSVRNANSLITLLDPQLEADILNCLLDIADHTGWLPDAWIMGHSAMIQGGSSADVLFCEAALKNLEGIDYAKALKQMRKNNEVPSPDTWLYGRHLKDYHALGYLSTDVKKNCVSRHMEYTYQDWCIGRLAEVLGEEETAETYYASSEKLWNLWREDLKCFAPRLPGGEWAGSFDPTSCLPDSWNDPYFYEGTSLQWSFSTHHDFHELVERHGGKDAFIGHLDRFFDGGFYNSKETMLHIPYLYIYAGRPDRAADRVRECLTKYFRAERDGLGDNEDMGCQSAFFICSAMGLYPLMGQDIYFLVPPLFNKVTLMLGAKETPVPLTIETQGECSGSGNRYIRSASINGKALNRAWVRHEEIAGGGTLLLKLGSEPGEWGSMIPPSPLKEWEPRTFA, encoded by the coding sequence ATGAGAAGAAGAGTGGAGTATGTCGATCCGTTTATAGGTGTGGATGGGGAAAATAATTGCTTGTGCGGGCCTTATCTGCCGGGCAGCATCGTAAGGCTTGGCCCGGATACGCTGCCGCCGCAGCTATCCCACGGCTACGACAGTTCGAGGCCGATTATCCGATTCAGTCATACGCATGTCAGCGGGACGGGAGGCGGAGGCCGTTACGGCAATGTGGGCTTCACCCCTTATACCGGCATGCAGCGGTTCCATATTGATCCTTACCTTAAGGAAAATGAGCATGCCGAAGCAGGCTATTACAGCGTGCAATTAATGCCCGCTTCCATACAGGCTGAATTGACCAGCACAGCGCGCACAGGCATTCACCGTTACAGCTTCAGTGCCAGGGACGCTGCCAATCTGTTGATTGATGCAGGATCTGTCATTCAGGTAGGCGGAGATGAGCCGGGAAAGACTACCGGCGTCTCCACGGGCGGTTACCTTGAAGTGATATCGGAGTACGAGATTGCCGGCCGTTCTGATCTGCGCGGGGGTTGGGGGCATGAGTTTCCTTATTCCGTCTACTTCTATATCCGCTTCGATCAGCCGATGAAGAGCAGCCTGCTGGCGGACGCCGGCGGGGTTCGCCGCAGCCCGTCTGTGGATGGCCCGAATTGTAAGGCTTCCCTTAGCTTCGGTGACTGCGGAGTTCTGGTGGCGAAGACTGGTATTTCTTATGTAAGTGTCGGCAAGGCCAGGGCCAGTGTGGACCGGGAAGCGTCTGCCGGATTCGATGAAATCCGGCAAGCGGCCAGTAGCATCTGGGAGGATAAACTCAGCAGAGTCACGGTGGAAGGGGGTAGCGAGGAGCATACGCGGCTCTTCTATACCCTGATGACCCGGCTGTTCTGTATGCCGAGTGACTTGGGTGTAGACGATGAGAACTTCGCCTGGGAATCCGGGGTCCGGCATTTCACCGATCTGTACGCACTGTGGGACAGCGTCCGAAATGCCAACTCGTTAATTACACTGCTGGACCCGCAGCTTGAAGCGGATATCCTCAATTGTCTGCTGGATATCGCGGATCATACCGGCTGGCTGCCGGACGCCTGGATTATGGGACATAGTGCGATGATTCAAGGGGGAAGCTCCGCTGATGTGCTGTTCTGTGAAGCGGCGCTTAAGAACCTGGAGGGGATCGATTATGCTAAGGCCCTGAAGCAAATGCGCAAGAATAATGAGGTTCCGTCTCCGGACACCTGGCTCTATGGCCGTCACCTGAAGGATTACCATGCCCTGGGGTACTTATCGACGGATGTTAAGAAAAACTGTGTATCCCGTCATATGGAGTATACCTATCAGGACTGGTGTATTGGACGGTTGGCCGAGGTTCTTGGTGAGGAAGAGACGGCTGAGACGTACTATGCAAGCTCGGAGAAGCTATGGAACCTATGGCGGGAGGATCTTAAATGCTTTGCGCCCCGGCTTCCGGGCGGGGAATGGGCAGGGTCCTTTGACCCCACATCCTGCCTGCCGGACTCCTGGAATGATCCTTACTTCTACGAGGGAACCAGCCTGCAATGGTCGTTCAGCACGCACCACGACTTTCATGAACTGGTTGAGCGCCATGGGGGAAAGGATGCATTTATTGGACATTTAGACCGTTTCTTTGACGGCGGATTCTATAACTCCAAAGAAACCATGCTGCATATTCCTTATTTATATATTTATGCGGGAAGACCCGACCGGGCGGCTGACCGGGTCCGGGAATGTCTGACTAAATACTTCAGGGCTGAACGTGACGGATTGGGTGATAACGAAGATATGGGCTGCCAGAGTGCCTTTTTCATCTGTTCAGCCATGGGCTTGTACCCTTTGATGGGTCAGGACATCTATTTCCTCGTCCCACCGTTGTTCAATAAGGTAACCTTGATGCTGGGAGCGAAGGAGACTCCTGTTCCTCTGACGATCGAGACTCAGGGTGAATGCAGCGGATCCGGCAACCGGTATATCCGGTCTGCTTCCATCAACGGCAAGGCCTTGAATCGTGCCTGGGTCCGCCATGAAGAAATCGCCGGAGGAGGCACGCTTCTGCTGAAGCTTGGTTCTGAACCCGGAGAGTGGGGAAGCATGATTCCACCTTCCCCGCTCAAGGAGTGGGAACCGCGCACATTCGCATAA
- a CDS encoding polysaccharide lyase 8 family protein produces the protein MQNLKNKWLKYISGDTLRHESLQRVRHDQETLLYQQELLWADVPFAENASDVFVIIGRLRGMAIALKSSKCPYYMDSALRQQVTYGLEWLYAQRYNESCRPYGNWWYWEIGVPIALLETLLLMEELLDTELIERLLLTVNKYVGDPAFHAQWFVAKAPPSTGANLVWKSTAVALAAVIQGEEQKLSAARSALLPVFRNVSAGDGFYEDGSFIQHDKYAYTGGYGVSLLQDVVRLMVWLHDTPWELPGEARDLTARWIEDSFVPLMFKGFLLDMAGGREISRADSQNHESGHSVITSCLRFSRILDEAEQVRLLSRVKRWIVANTYKLYLADAPPDTAAQARALLDNELVHLARDEAFCKLFAHMDRVVLQGPGFAYSISMFSSRIYSYESINGENLKGWYTSYGMSHLYNSDLGLYADAYWPTVDPCRLPGTTVTNTLQKDGAGQGRLSNRDFVGGAVLHNRYGAIAMELEDVVNEADGLTALKSWFLLGNRIVALGSDIKSRNSARVETIIDNRKLNPFGDNAITTDGRRICRKPGYAETETLHPKWIHMAGSDRGADVGFFFPEQCRVHALREQRQGSWKEINDAGSPEKMERFYQTLWFGHGEVPAGDTYAYVLLPGYSEQETACFAEEPRVRILELNAQVHAVEDSELGITAAQFWKAGWYKSGSIACSSQASIVLQKNPAGWSLAIADPTQIQSQPIEIEIEFSLPVTRVMNKSDRIAIEHSGTGKVRLWFNPEGAGGASFHLELGT, from the coding sequence ATGCAGAACTTAAAAAACAAATGGCTGAAATATATCTCGGGAGATACGCTTAGACATGAATCGCTGCAGAGAGTCAGGCATGATCAGGAAACGTTGCTCTATCAACAGGAGCTGCTGTGGGCTGATGTTCCTTTTGCTGAAAATGCTTCGGATGTATTTGTGATCATCGGCAGATTAAGAGGGATGGCAATCGCTTTGAAGTCATCCAAATGTCCCTATTATATGGACTCTGCATTAAGGCAGCAGGTGACCTATGGATTGGAATGGCTATATGCGCAGAGATACAATGAAAGCTGCCGTCCCTATGGAAACTGGTGGTATTGGGAGATTGGTGTGCCGATAGCTCTGCTGGAAACCCTGCTGCTCATGGAGGAACTGCTGGATACAGAACTTATAGAGCGTCTGCTCCTTACGGTAAACAAATATGTGGGTGATCCGGCGTTTCATGCGCAGTGGTTCGTGGCTAAGGCTCCGCCGTCCACCGGAGCGAATCTGGTCTGGAAGTCTACGGCGGTTGCACTTGCTGCCGTTATTCAGGGCGAAGAGCAGAAACTGTCCGCCGCCCGGAGTGCGCTGCTTCCGGTATTCAGGAATGTTAGCGCAGGGGACGGCTTCTATGAGGATGGCTCCTTCATTCAGCATGATAAATACGCGTACACCGGCGGATATGGGGTCTCACTGCTGCAGGATGTGGTCCGGCTGATGGTGTGGCTGCATGATACTCCTTGGGAATTGCCGGGTGAAGCCCGCGATTTAACGGCCAGGTGGATTGAAGATTCATTTGTGCCCCTTATGTTCAAGGGGTTCCTGCTGGATATGGCGGGCGGCAGGGAAATCTCGCGGGCGGATTCGCAGAATCATGAAAGCGGGCATTCGGTGATCACCTCCTGCTTACGCTTCTCGCGCATACTAGATGAAGCGGAGCAGGTAAGGCTGCTCTCCAGAGTGAAAAGGTGGATTGTGGCTAACACGTACAAATTGTATTTAGCCGATGCACCGCCGGATACTGCGGCTCAAGCCAGAGCTCTGCTGGACAATGAACTCGTGCATCTTGCCCGGGACGAGGCCTTCTGTAAGCTGTTTGCGCATATGGACCGGGTGGTGCTGCAGGGTCCGGGTTTTGCTTACTCCATTAGTATGTTCTCCAGCCGGATCTATAGCTATGAATCTATTAATGGGGAAAATCTAAAGGGCTGGTATACTTCGTATGGCATGAGCCATCTGTACAACAGTGACTTGGGACTATATGCCGATGCCTACTGGCCGACGGTTGATCCCTGCCGATTGCCCGGAACAACAGTAACAAACACGCTTCAGAAGGATGGAGCCGGGCAAGGCCGTTTAAGCAACCGGGATTTTGTCGGCGGGGCTGTGCTTCATAACAGGTACGGAGCCATTGCCATGGAGCTCGAGGATGTGGTCAACGAAGCCGATGGACTGACAGCACTCAAAAGCTGGTTTTTGCTCGGAAACCGCATCGTTGCCTTAGGTTCGGATATTAAGAGCCGTAATTCCGCCAGAGTAGAGACGATCATCGATAACCGGAAATTGAACCCGTTCGGAGATAATGCGATTACTACAGACGGAAGAAGGATCTGCCGGAAGCCTGGATATGCCGAGACAGAGACCCTTCACCCCAAATGGATTCATATGGCGGGCAGTGACAGGGGAGCGGATGTGGGCTTCTTTTTTCCTGAACAATGCCGTGTACATGCCTTGCGTGAACAGCGCCAGGGGAGCTGGAAGGAAATCAATGATGCCGGTTCACCTGAGAAGATGGAACGATTCTATCAGACGTTGTGGTTCGGTCATGGAGAAGTCCCGGCGGGGGATACCTATGCATATGTGCTCCTGCCTGGCTACAGTGAGCAAGAGACTGCTTGTTTCGCTGAGGAACCAAGGGTGAGAATCCTGGAATTGAATGCTCAGGTGCATGCGGTTGAAGATTCGGAACTGGGAATAACAGCAGCGCAATTCTGGAAGGCAGGCTGGTACAAAAGCGGGAGTATTGCTTGCAGCAGCCAAGCCTCCATTGTGCTGCAAAAAAATCCGGCAGGCTGGAGCCTGGCTATAGCCGATCCGACACAAATTCAGAGCCAACCGATAGAAATCGAAATTGAATTCAGTCTCCCTGTTACCCGTGTGATGAACAAGTCAGACCGGATAGCTATTGAACACAGTGGAACCGGGAAGGTCAGACTGTGGTTTAACCCGGAGGGTGCCGGGGGAGCCTCGTTTCACCTTGAGCTTGGGACCTAG